Proteins encoded by one window of Vitis riparia cultivar Riparia Gloire de Montpellier isolate 1030 chromosome 11, EGFV_Vit.rip_1.0, whole genome shotgun sequence:
- the LOC117924800 gene encoding glycine-rich cell wall structural protein-like — MGSFMAGKFGWGVLWVWVLVVMGCACVEGRKLDEKNDGGVKKPEWFFDGNPGWGGGGWKGLSFGKGVGFSFGSGKPGIGGKPDCVGGGGGGGIGGGGGIGGGSGGGIGGGGGKHHKKKEKKHYGGGVGGGIGGGGGTGGGIGGGGGAGGGGGIGGGAGGGIGKGIGGGGGAGGGGGIGGGAGGGIGKGIGGGGGAGGGGGGGGIGGGAGGGIGKGIGGGGGAGGGGGGGGIGGGAGGGIGKGIGGGAGGGFGGGIGKGIGGGIGGGGGGGGGGGGGGIGKGIGGGAGGGFGGGVGKGIGGGGGGFGGGWGAALAEGLEEVLGAAVVLVEESVTVVEDLVGVEVEVEVEVLEGALAEVPESATTVV, encoded by the coding sequence ATGGGAAGTTTCATGGCGGGAAAATTTGGTTGGGGGGTTTTGTGGGTTTGGGTGTTGGTGGTGATGGGCTGTGCATGTGTTGAGGGTAGGAAACTTGATGAGAAGAACGATGGAGGAGTGAAGAAGCCAGAGTGGTTTTTTGATGGTAATCCAGGATGGGGTGGTGGTGGGTGGAAAGGGCTGAGTTTTGGTAAGGGGGTGGGGTTTAGTTTTGGTTCTGGAAAACCTGGCATTGGCGGGAAACCTGATTGTGttggtgggggtgggggtggcgggattggtggtggaggtggaatTGGCGGCGGCAGTGGTGGGGGGATAGGTGGTGGTGGCGGGAAACACCAcaagaagaaggaaaagaagcaTTATGGTGGTGGTGTTGGAGGAGGAATTGGCGGTGGAGGTGGAACTGGAGGAGGAAttggtggtggaggtggtgcgggaggtggtggtggtatTGGAGGAGGGGCTGGAGGAGGCATTGGAAAGGGAATAGGTGGTGGAGGTGGTGCgggaggtggtggtggtatTGGAGGAGGGGCTGGAGGAGGCATTGGGAAGGGAATAGGTGGTGGAGGTGGTGCGggtggaggaggaggtggtggtggtatTGGAGGAGGGGCTGGAGGAGGCATTGGGAAGGGAATAGGTGGTGGAGGTGGTGCGggtggaggaggaggtggtggtggtatTGGAGGAGGGGCTGGAGGAGGCATTGGGAAGGGAATAGGTGGTGGTGCTGGTGGTGGATTTGGGGGAGGCATAGGTAAAGGGATTGGTGGGGGAataggaggtggtggtggtggtggtggcggcggcggcggcggagGCATCGGCAAAGGAATTGGTGGAGGCGCTGGTGGTGGATTCGGGGGAGGTGTAGGCAAAGGGattggtggtggtggaggaggCTTCGGAGGAGGTTGGGGGGCGGCTCTGGCGGAGGGATTGGAGGAGGTTTTGGGGGCGGCAGTGGTGTTGGTGGAGGAATCGGTGACGGTGGTGGAGGATTTGGTgggggtggaggtggaggtggaggtggaggtgctGGAGGGGGCATTGGCGGAGGTGCCTGAATCGGCAACGACGGTGGTGTAA